A genomic segment from Nicotiana sylvestris chromosome 1, ASM39365v2, whole genome shotgun sequence encodes:
- the LOC104210703 gene encoding uncharacterized protein isoform X1 gives MAYRGRGRGGFGGGNLRLAKQVPFELFPEIENLGNAASVTERTTLAIWHSKLQKYWNSSPYYLGEESDVLKKTKGMDIERFSDRKSERGKSKPPLSHFIRMDPAYVPAELAKGGREENRAAKRVRWNPESDMQKLDLLEKLDKKLEGDEEKKKDGEDEEDEQEEKIEEEEEEFSDDGDYNQNLYDYDDDEDDYNMNEDNNGLFGTLKLLDMPTSPVIEEYESIIITDSTPSFIEVG, from the exons ATGGCCTACCGAGGTCGAGGGCGTGGTGGATTTGGAGGTGGCAATTTGCGACTAGCTAAGCAAGTTCCATTTGAACTTTTCCCT GAAATTGAGAACTTAGGTAATGCGGCAAGTGTCACTGAAAGGACAACACTGGCAATTTGGCACTCAAAGTTACAGAAGTATTGGAACTCCTCTCCTTACTATTTGGGAGAGGAAAGTGATGTTTTGAAGA AAACAAAAGGCATGGATATAGAAAGATTCTCAGATAGGAAGTCAGAGAGGGGCAAGTCAAAGCCACCATTGTCGCACTTCATAAGGATGGATCCAGCCTATGTTCCTGCAGAACTAGCTAAAG GTGGAAGGGAGGAGAATCGTGCTGCGAAAAGAGTGCGCTGGAACCCAGAGTCAG ACATGCAAAAATTGGATCTTCTTGAGAAGCTTGATAAGAAGCTTGAG GGCGATGAGGAGAAGAAAAAAGACGGTGAAGACGAGGAGGACGAACAAGAGGAGAAaattgaagaggaagaagaagaatttAGTGACGACGGAGATTACAACCAG AATCTTTATgattatgatgatgatgaagacgacTACAATATGAATGAAGATAATAATG GTTTGTTtggaacactaaagttacttgatatgccaacatctcccgttatagaggaatatgaaagtataataatTACAGATAGTACACCAAGTTTTATTGAAGTAGGATAA
- the LOC104210703 gene encoding uncharacterized protein isoform X2, whose product MAYRGRGRGGFGGGNLRLAKQVPFELFPEIENLGNAASVTERTTLAIWHSKLQKYWNSSPYYLGEESDVLKKTKGMDIERFSDRKSERGKSKPPLSHFIRMDPAYVPAELAKGGREENRAAKRVRWNPESDMQKLDLLEKLDKKLEGDEEKKKDGEDEEDEQEEKIEEEEEEFSDDGDYNQNLYDYDDDEDDYNMNEDNNDEGMY is encoded by the exons ATGGCCTACCGAGGTCGAGGGCGTGGTGGATTTGGAGGTGGCAATTTGCGACTAGCTAAGCAAGTTCCATTTGAACTTTTCCCT GAAATTGAGAACTTAGGTAATGCGGCAAGTGTCACTGAAAGGACAACACTGGCAATTTGGCACTCAAAGTTACAGAAGTATTGGAACTCCTCTCCTTACTATTTGGGAGAGGAAAGTGATGTTTTGAAGA AAACAAAAGGCATGGATATAGAAAGATTCTCAGATAGGAAGTCAGAGAGGGGCAAGTCAAAGCCACCATTGTCGCACTTCATAAGGATGGATCCAGCCTATGTTCCTGCAGAACTAGCTAAAG GTGGAAGGGAGGAGAATCGTGCTGCGAAAAGAGTGCGCTGGAACCCAGAGTCAG ACATGCAAAAATTGGATCTTCTTGAGAAGCTTGATAAGAAGCTTGAG GGCGATGAGGAGAAGAAAAAAGACGGTGAAGACGAGGAGGACGAACAAGAGGAGAAaattgaagaggaagaagaagaatttAGTGACGACGGAGATTACAACCAG AATCTTTATgattatgatgatgatgaagacgacTACAATATGAATGAAGATAATAATG ATGAAGGCATGTATTGA